The Seriola aureovittata isolate HTS-2021-v1 ecotype China chromosome 3, ASM2101889v1, whole genome shotgun sequence genome includes a region encoding these proteins:
- the LOC130166536 gene encoding perforin-1-like, with amino-acid sequence MAVLWQLMLLCWAWSPLCLSARVSFIGTPEECKKAHFVPGYNLGGEGFDIVTMERKGAYVIDTETWKLENGTCKLYRNGYMKEKQKVPVTVVDWRTLPKCSLKVSSKVYDSVESIINDSTSSVSNDWKIGLNFTVDPTTVFVPIYGGSHSKKATFATKKSKEDRYTFCHHSVYCNFYRYRLAANPPMSHDFETAVNSLPSYSNKTEPLYRNVIDTYGTHYITQVFLGGEMKAVTAIKTCEATMNGLSATEINDCLLVEASARFACPESIKSMMQHCATKRKKLSIPSFSDAFNERNTEVIGGNIDGADILFQGQSNPSVYNNWLKSLKKTPDVVRYNLKPLHTILPSAHPARAGLKREVEKYIKKNAVLKKCSETCKIGKRSGKRDPCACVCNSNQNIKSNCCPAGKGLATLKVFKLYAQGLYGDRWTQTDGSVEVRYGYQVKRTAIILNNDNPKWKETFEFGPIKIDKKSKLTFSIYDEDTYWNSDLLGMCSFDLRRGNVKDSCMLNHGTLFFSYKIKCAPSLGGQQCQDYIPSPISASLATAFYTRNGVLAGESGEKHAKPVSQSGGGQLLM; translated from the exons ATGGCAGTGCTGTGGCAGCTCATGCTCCTGTGCTGGGCATGGagtcctctgtgtctgtcagccAGGGTAAGTTTCATTGGAACACCAGAAGAGTGTAAAAAGGCTCACTTTGTCCCCGGTTACAATCTGGGTGGAGAAGGCTTCGACATCGTCACAATGGAGCGGAAAGGTGCCTATGTGATCGACACTGAAACATGGAAGCTTGAAAATGGCACTTGCAAGTTATACAGAAACGGCTacatgaaggaaaaacagaaggtCCCAGTTACTGTGGTGGACTGGAGAACCCTCCCTAAGTGCAGTTTAAAGGTCTCCAGTAAAGTTTATGACTCTGTCGAATCTATTATCAATGATTCCACATCATCTGTGTCTAATGATTGGAAAATTGGCCTTAATTTTACTGTAGACCCCACCACAGTTTTTGTGCCAATTTATGGAGGTTCCCACTCCAAAAAAGCAACCTTTGCCACGAAAAAGTCAAAAGAAGACCGCTACACCTTCTGTCACCATTCTGTCTACTGTAACTTCTACCG CTACAGACTGGCAGCAAATCCCCCAATGAGCCATGATTTTGAAACCGCTGTCAACTCTCTTCCTTCctattcaaataaaactgaaccaTTATATCGCAATGTGATCGACACCTATGGTACACATTACATCACACAAGTGTTTCTGGGAGGTGAAATGAAGGCAGTCACGGCTATCAAGACCTGTGAGGCGACTATGAACGGACTGTCAGCAACAGAAATCAATGACTGTTTGTTAGTTGAAGCCTCAGCTAGATTTGCATGTCCTGAGAGCATTAAGTCAATGATGCAACACTGTGcgacaaagaggaagaagctTTCGATCCCAAGTTTCAGCGATGCATTTAATGAGCGTAACACAGAGGTCATTGGTGGAAACATTGATGGAGCTGATATTCTTTTTCAAGGCCAATCAAATCCATCTGTCTATAATAACTGGCTTAAATCACTGAAGAAAACACCTGATGTGGTCCGATACAACTTAAAGCCCCTGCACACCATACTGCCAAGTGCTCATCCTGCAAGAGCCGGACTGAAGCGAGAGGTGGAGAAGTACATTAAGAAAAATGCAGTGTTGAAGAAATGTTCAGAAACCTGTAAGATTGGGAAGAGGTCAGGCAAGAGGGATCCTTGTGCTTGTGTCTGCAACAGTAATCAGAATATCAAGTCAAACTGCTGTCCTGCTGGGAAAGGTCTCGCAACATTAAAGGTGTTCAAGCTTTATGCACAGGGTCTGTATGGTGATAGGTGGACTCAGACAGATGGTTCAGTGGAGGTCAGATATGGTTACCAGGTAAAGCGCACTGCTATTATACTAAACAATGACAATCCTAAATGGAAAGAGACCTTTGAATTCGGACCCATCAAAATTGACAAGAAAAGCAAACTTACATTCAGTATTTATGATGAGGATACTTACTGGAACAGTGATCTGCTTGGTATGTGTTCATTTGATCTGCGTAGAGGAAATGTGAAAGACAGCTGCATGTTAAATCATGGTaccctcttcttctcctacAAAATAAAGTGCGCACCAAGTCTTGGTGGTCAGCAATGTCAAGATTACATACCTTCCCCCATAAGTGCCTCTCTGGCCACGGCCTTCTACACCAGAAACGGGGTCCTCGCTGGAGAGTCAGGGGAGAAGCATGCaaaaccagtcagtcagtcaggtggAGGTCAGCTGCTGATGTGA